One window from the genome of Candidatus Chlorohelix allophototropha encodes:
- the cydD gene encoding thiol reductant ABC exporter subunit CydD: MKLDKRLLQQTGNARRYLVITIGLSVVIGILTVTQAHFMSQIIDGVFLSNLKLEQVSDWLFLLLLAIILRALLVWGSEVAADRAARNVKTNLREKLFSHLFKLGPAYTRSERTGELTNTAGEGIEALDALFSQYLPQIFITVLVPLTILIAVFSADTLSGIVLLVTAPVLPFFMELIGRMAGVLTRKQYKSMSLLSAHFLDVLQGLTTLKLFGRSKLQEKNIANTSESFRRLTMSVLKVAFLSALVLEIGATISTAIVAVEIGLRLVYAQIGFQSALFVLLLAPEFYMPFRALGARFHAGMSGFAAAQRIFEILDKPIASNEAKPTNPYLAFEPNEPLKLEFEQVHYAYNGGERPALQGLSFTIEAGQKIALVGASGGGKSTVAQLLLRFFEPDSGSIRVNGLALGEIKAEEWRKQVAWIPQNPYLFNTSVLENIRLGKQGASLEEVIEAAKLANAHDFIATLPQGYATVIGERGSRLSGGQAQRISLARAFLRNAPLLIMDEATANLDPVQEARIVEATNRLLEGRSALIIAHRLSTVYRADNILVLKEGRVIESGAHHELLAKNGLYRELVGAYRERGDAA, from the coding sequence ATGAAGCTGGATAAACGGTTGTTACAACAAACCGGAAATGCCCGGCGCTATCTTGTAATTACCATCGGTTTGAGCGTGGTAATCGGCATTTTGACTGTTACGCAAGCTCATTTTATGAGCCAGATAATAGACGGTGTATTCCTCTCAAACCTAAAGCTTGAGCAGGTAAGCGACTGGCTTTTTCTGCTACTGCTGGCAATCATCCTAAGAGCCTTGCTGGTTTGGGGCAGCGAGGTAGCGGCAGACCGAGCAGCTAGAAATGTAAAAACTAACCTTCGCGAAAAACTCTTTTCCCATCTTTTCAAATTAGGCCCAGCCTATACCAGAAGTGAACGAACGGGCGAGCTTACCAATACTGCCGGGGAGGGGATTGAAGCCCTCGACGCATTATTCAGCCAGTATTTACCCCAGATTTTTATAACCGTACTCGTTCCACTCACTATATTGATTGCAGTTTTCAGCGCAGATACTTTATCCGGTATTGTTTTGTTAGTTACCGCCCCGGTGCTACCATTTTTTATGGAATTAATCGGCAGGATGGCGGGAGTGCTTACCAGAAAACAATATAAATCAATGAGTTTGCTGAGCGCCCATTTTCTGGATGTCTTGCAAGGGTTAACTACCTTAAAACTATTTGGGCGCAGCAAATTACAGGAAAAGAACATAGCTAATACCAGCGAGAGTTTCCGACGTTTGACAATGAGCGTGCTAAAAGTGGCGTTTCTCTCTGCGCTAGTATTGGAAATCGGGGCAACTATCAGCACCGCCATAGTAGCGGTGGAAATCGGCTTGCGGTTGGTCTATGCTCAGATTGGTTTTCAATCTGCGCTGTTTGTGCTACTGCTTGCGCCAGAGTTTTATATGCCCTTTCGAGCATTGGGAGCGCGTTTTCATGCCGGGATGTCCGGTTTTGCGGCAGCGCAACGCATCTTTGAAATCCTTGATAAGCCAATTGCCAGCAATGAAGCCAAACCTACCAATCCATACCTAGCCTTCGAACCGAATGAACCATTAAAGCTGGAATTTGAGCAGGTGCATTATGCCTATAACGGCGGAGAGCGTCCCGCCTTGCAAGGGTTGAGCTTTACGATTGAAGCGGGTCAGAAAATTGCGCTGGTTGGGGCAAGCGGGGGCGGGAAAAGTACAGTTGCACAATTGTTATTGCGCTTTTTTGAGCCGGATTCCGGTTCAATCCGGGTAAACGGGTTGGCGTTGGGAGAAATTAAAGCGGAGGAATGGCGCAAGCAAGTGGCTTGGATACCGCAAAATCCCTACCTGTTTAATACCAGCGTATTGGAAAATATCAGGCTTGGGAAGCAGGGCGCAAGCCTTGAGGAAGTGATTGAGGCGGCAAAGCTGGCAAATGCACACGATTTTATAGCCACCTTGCCACAAGGGTATGCCACTGTTATAGGTGAGCGCGGTTCGAGATTGAGCGGTGGACAGGCACAACGCATCAGCCTTGCCCGCGCTTTTTTACGTAACGCCCCATTGCTGATTATGGACGAGGCTACCGCAAACCTCGACCCAGTACAAGAAGCCCGAATAGTGGAAGCAACCAACCGCTTGCTTGAGGGGCGGAGCGCGTTGATTATCGCGCACAGGCTATCCACCGTTTACAGAGCCGATAATATCTTAGTTCTAAAAGAGGGGCGCGTGATTGAAAGTGGCGCACATCATGAGCTACTGGCGAAAAATGGGCTATATCGCGAACTGGTGGGAGCTTACCGTGAGCGAGGTGACGCAGCATGA
- the cydB gene encoding cytochrome d ubiquinol oxidase subunit II, with amino-acid sequence MDLNTFWFILIVILFIGFFFLEGFDYGVGILLPFVGRNEKERSVVISSIGPFWDANEVWLLTAGGAIFAAFPNWYATMFSAFYLALVVMLVALILRGVAFEFRNREENETWRKFWDWAIFGGSLVPALLWGVAIANVLAGIKIDAKKQYIGTFFDLLTPYTLLGGLAFVALFALHGGIFLTLKTEGEILERAYKFTWYAYVPAVILVAGFVIAGYFATDIFKGLGINPGVPAVGAAAALLASGYFVKIRRSGWGFIMTGLTIVLATLAMFQGLYPRVLISNIDPKNSLTVYNASSSEYTLGVMSWVAISFVPIMLLYQAWNYWVFRKRVSIKSHGHL; translated from the coding sequence ATGGATCTGAATACTTTCTGGTTTATCCTAATTGTCATCCTGTTTATCGGCTTCTTCTTCCTAGAAGGCTTCGATTACGGGGTGGGTATCCTGCTTCCCTTTGTAGGCAGGAACGAAAAAGAAAGAAGCGTAGTCATTAGCTCGATTGGACCTTTCTGGGATGCCAATGAGGTCTGGTTACTGACTGCCGGTGGCGCAATTTTCGCAGCTTTCCCGAACTGGTATGCCACTATGTTCAGCGCCTTCTATCTTGCGCTGGTAGTTATGCTGGTGGCATTGATACTTCGAGGAGTAGCATTTGAGTTTCGTAATCGCGAGGAGAACGAGACTTGGCGCAAGTTCTGGGATTGGGCAATCTTTGGCGGTAGCCTTGTTCCGGCACTACTGTGGGGAGTAGCAATTGCCAATGTGCTGGCAGGTATCAAAATTGATGCCAAAAAACAATATATTGGCACTTTCTTCGATCTGTTAACACCCTATACCTTGTTGGGTGGTTTGGCTTTTGTAGCCTTGTTCGCCCTACATGGTGGCATCTTCTTAACGTTAAAGACCGAAGGCGAAATTTTGGAACGCGCCTATAAATTTACATGGTATGCTTATGTACCGGCAGTAATTCTGGTAGCAGGTTTTGTAATAGCAGGTTACTTCGCTACCGATATTTTCAAGGGCTTGGGTATTAACCCCGGCGTTCCGGCGGTTGGAGCAGCAGCAGCATTACTCGCCAGTGGCTATTTTGTGAAAATCCGCCGCAGCGGTTGGGGTTTCATAATGACAGGATTGACGATTGTGCTGGCAACACTAGCGATGTTCCAAGGCTTGTATCCGCGAGTGCTGATTTCAAATATTGACCCGAAGAACAGCCTGACCGTGTACAATGCCTCATCATCTGAGTACACTTTAGGGGTAATGAGTTGGGTTGCGATCAGCTTCGTGCCGATAATGCTACTCTATCAAGCGTGGAATTACTGGGTATTTCGCAAACGGGTAAGTATTAAGAGTCACGGACACTTGTAA
- a CDS encoding cytochrome ubiquinol oxidase subunit I → MDALMLARWQFGITTIYHFFFVPLTLGLSLLVAIFQTAYVRTDSDTYKRMTQFWGKLFLINFAMGVVTGIVQEFQFGMNWSEYSRFVGDIFGAPLAIEALLAFFLESTFVGVWIFGWGRLNKRLHLASIWLVVVGSNISALWILIANSFMQQPVGYTLRNGRAEMTDFGALLTNPNLWVQWPHVFTAGVATASFFVIGISAWHLLRKKGDLDLFRKSASIAMATAIIASMLVALVGHTQAQHMVQTQPMKMASAEALWNSESPASFSIFTIGDENANKDVFAIRLPTLLSILSYNNTSGEVKGINDLQTEYEKTYGPGDYIPPVWVVYWSFRAMVGAGGLMIVLSLYGLYLVISRKLSTRSWYLKLMLVAMALPYIANSSGWIMTEIGRQPWIVFGLMTTEKGVSTAVGAESVLISVVIFTLLYGALAVVDVYLLAKYARDDASAKPENSEEADLVGAY, encoded by the coding sequence ATGGATGCTCTAATGCTGGCGCGTTGGCAATTTGGCATCACCACGATTTATCATTTTTTCTTCGTACCACTCACACTTGGTCTGTCTTTGCTGGTGGCAATTTTCCAGACCGCATATGTGAGAACTGATAGCGATACTTACAAGCGCATGACCCAATTCTGGGGCAAATTGTTCTTGATTAACTTCGCAATGGGCGTAGTTACCGGTATCGTACAAGAGTTTCAATTTGGAATGAACTGGTCAGAATATTCTCGTTTCGTAGGTGATATTTTTGGAGCGCCGCTGGCAATCGAAGCTTTGCTGGCTTTCTTTTTGGAATCCACCTTCGTAGGCGTTTGGATATTTGGATGGGGCAGATTAAATAAACGTTTGCACCTTGCCTCAATTTGGCTTGTAGTAGTCGGCAGCAATATTTCAGCCCTCTGGATATTGATTGCCAACTCGTTTATGCAACAACCGGTCGGCTATACCCTGCGAAACGGACGTGCAGAAATGACCGACTTTGGCGCGCTTTTAACCAACCCAAATCTATGGGTACAGTGGCCGCATGTGTTCACAGCCGGTGTCGCCACTGCCTCATTCTTTGTAATTGGTATCAGCGCCTGGCATTTACTACGCAAAAAGGGTGATCTTGACCTTTTCCGCAAATCTGCCAGTATTGCTATGGCTACCGCTATAATCGCTAGCATGTTAGTAGCGCTGGTTGGGCATACTCAAGCGCAGCATATGGTACAAACCCAGCCTATGAAGATGGCTTCGGCTGAGGCGCTGTGGAATTCAGAGTCTCCGGCTTCGTTCTCCATCTTTACCATTGGCGATGAAAATGCCAACAAAGATGTTTTCGCCATTAGACTCCCTACCTTGCTCAGTATCCTGTCATATAACAATACTTCAGGCGAAGTGAAGGGCATCAATGACCTTCAAACTGAGTATGAGAAAACCTATGGTCCCGGTGATTATATACCGCCGGTATGGGTGGTTTACTGGAGTTTCCGCGCTATGGTAGGCGCGGGAGGTTTAATGATAGTGCTTTCCCTCTATGGCTTATATTTGGTAATATCTAGAAAGCTCAGCACTCGTTCGTGGTATCTAAAGCTAATGCTGGTTGCGATGGCATTGCCGTATATTGCCAATTCTTCAGGCTGGATTATGACCGAAATTGGACGGCAACCTTGGATAGTATTCGGGCTTATGACTACTGAGAAAGGCGTTTCTACCGCAGTTGGTGCAGAATCGGTGCTAATTTCAGTTGTGATATTCACCTTGCTTTACGGCGCACTAGCAGTGGTTGACGTATATCTTTTGGCTAAGTATGCACGAGATGATGCCAGCGCCAAGCCGGAAAATTCTGAAGAAGCCGATTTAGTGGGCGCATACTAG
- the leuC gene encoding 3-isopropylmalate dehydratase large subunit, translating to MSDPSNAVQPRTLFEKIWESHVVREEPGQATLIYIDRHLTHEVTSPQAFEGLRVTGRRIRRPDLTFGLIDHSIPTTPLGNYGKRSNVPVIDKESALQIATMEQNAADFGINFFGVDDTRNGIVHVTAPEQGITLPGTTIVCGDSHTSTHGAFGALAFGIGTSEVEHVLASQCLLQMKPKTMEVRVEGVLPPGCTAKDIVLYIIGEIGTGGGTGYAIEFTGSAIRALSMEGRMTVCNMTIEAGARAGLIAPDDTTIDYLKGRPYAPQGANWDAAVAHWRTLPSDSGAVYDNVVVLDAAAITPMVTWGTTPGMVAPVTGNVPDPESLEDPNLRNSAYRALQYMGLTPNTRIQDIKLARIFIGSCTNSRIEDLRLAARVAKGRKVAEGVWAMVVPGSGLVQQQAIDEGLDIIFKEAGFDWREPGCSMCLAMNGDKLEEGERCASTSNRNFEGRQGKGGRTHLVSPSMAAAAAIAGHFVDVREWEF from the coding sequence ATGAGTGATCCATCGAATGCGGTTCAACCGCGTACCCTTTTTGAGAAAATATGGGAAAGCCATGTCGTAAGGGAAGAACCCGGTCAGGCTACCCTGATTTATATCGATCGACACCTAACCCATGAAGTGACTTCGCCGCAGGCTTTTGAAGGCTTGCGTGTTACCGGACGGCGGATTCGTCGCCCCGACCTCACTTTTGGTTTGATTGACCATAGTATCCCAACTACTCCGCTGGGAAATTATGGGAAACGTAGCAATGTTCCGGTTATTGACAAAGAAAGTGCCTTGCAGATTGCTACTATGGAGCAAAACGCCGCCGACTTTGGCATTAACTTTTTTGGGGTGGATGATACCCGCAACGGGATTGTACACGTAACTGCGCCGGAGCAAGGCATCACCTTACCGGGAACGACAATCGTTTGCGGGGATAGCCATACCAGCACACATGGGGCATTTGGCGCGCTGGCTTTTGGGATTGGCACCAGCGAGGTTGAGCATGTGCTGGCAAGCCAATGTCTGCTCCAGATGAAGCCAAAAACTATGGAAGTTAGAGTAGAGGGAGTGTTACCGCCCGGTTGCACTGCCAAAGACATTGTACTTTACATAATCGGTGAGATTGGAACGGGCGGTGGCACAGGTTATGCCATTGAATTTACCGGAAGTGCCATTCGCGCTCTTTCTATGGAAGGGCGTATGACCGTTTGCAATATGACAATCGAGGCGGGGGCGCGTGCTGGTCTGATTGCGCCGGATGATACCACCATAGATTATCTGAAAGGTCGTCCCTATGCGCCGCAAGGGGCTAATTGGGATGCCGCAGTGGCACATTGGCGAACCCTTCCCAGTGATTCAGGCGCAGTGTATGATAATGTTGTAGTGCTTGACGCTGCCGCTATTACGCCGATGGTCACATGGGGTACTACTCCCGGTATGGTAGCGCCTGTAACCGGTAACGTACCTGACCCCGAAAGTTTGGAAGATCCAAACCTTCGAAATTCCGCTTATCGCGCCCTTCAATATATGGGATTGACTCCAAATACCAGAATCCAGGACATTAAACTCGCCCGAATTTTTATTGGTAGTTGCACCAATAGCCGTATCGAGGACTTGCGTCTTGCGGCGCGTGTAGCGAAAGGTCGCAAGGTAGCGGAAGGTGTTTGGGCGATGGTCGTTCCCGGCAGCGGTTTGGTTCAGCAGCAAGCTATTGACGAAGGACTTGACATAATCTTCAAGGAAGCAGGCTTCGATTGGCGCGAACCCGGTTGTAGCATGTGTTTGGCTATGAATGGGGACAAACTAGAGGAAGGCGAACGTTGCGCCAGCACCTCTAATCGCAATTTTGAGGGGCGACAAGGCAAGGGTGGTCGAACCCATTTGGTTAGCCCGTCAATGGCTGCCGCCGCTGCTATAGCCGGACATTTCGTAGATGTTCGTGAGTGGGAATTTTAG
- the leuD gene encoding 3-isopropylmalate dehydratase small subunit, whose translation MEPFVNLNGVVMPLDRANVDTDQIIPAKYLKGIKRTGMAKGLFANWRYKPDGSPDPEFPLNQVRYQNATILVTRENFGCGSSREHAPWALNEHGFRSIIAPSFADIFYNNCFNNGMLPIMLPNEAVDELFEEIEAEPRLRIQIDLPNQTITVAGGKTYSFQLDPFKKECLLNGLDNIGWTLSFDDKIAAFEAVRREATPWL comes from the coding sequence GTGGAACCCTTCGTTAATCTAAACGGTGTAGTGATGCCGCTTGACCGTGCCAATGTTGATACAGACCAAATTATCCCGGCGAAATATCTCAAGGGTATCAAGCGCACAGGCATGGCAAAAGGTTTGTTTGCAAACTGGCGCTACAAGCCCGATGGTTCGCCTGACCCTGAATTCCCGCTTAATCAGGTGCGTTACCAGAATGCCACTATTTTGGTAACACGTGAGAATTTCGGTTGCGGTTCCTCGCGTGAGCATGCGCCATGGGCTTTGAATGAGCACGGCTTTCGTAGCATCATCGCGCCGAGTTTTGCCGATATTTTTTACAACAACTGCTTTAATAACGGAATGCTGCCGATAATGCTTCCAAATGAGGCAGTGGATGAGCTTTTTGAAGAAATAGAAGCAGAGCCGCGTTTACGAATTCAAATTGATCTGCCCAATCAAACAATTACTGTGGCAGGGGGTAAAACTTATTCTTTCCAATTAGACCCATTCAAGAAAGAATGTTTACTCAATGGGTTGGATAACATAGGTTGGACTCTGAGTTTTGATGATAAAATCGCCGCTTTTGAAGCGGTACGGCGTGAGGCTACTCCCTGGTTATAG
- a CDS encoding acetoin utilization protein AcuC, giving the protein MMYNPLAPVSDTAVIYHEVFNERGFSRLTRSWERYRVALLKFRELALIDSNYDPANPPEINSSGRVSVYHPVQATIEELSIVHDPAYIQFVIEMDEKGEGMFDRNDTPAWRGIYRRAAMAVGATLLGADLIATDRVKHVFNPAGGLHHAQYDRASGFCLFNDIVMAVRRWQKQYGFERIAILDVDGHHGDGTQNLLYHEPILTVSLHMYDGRFFPRTGTLEERGSGKGEGYCLNLPFPRFTTDAEYLKGFDLALEAVERYRPQAIILQYGADGHYTDRMSGLKLSTRAYEYVAEQTHALAHRACNGRLLVVGGGGYEPEVVERCWAILLAQLAGQKTVSAAAYTALHDPLTDMPQPNPDSIAQSSQMLSLAKDVLDSMNLR; this is encoded by the coding sequence ATGATGTACAACCCCCTAGCACCAGTATCCGATACAGCAGTAATTTACCACGAAGTTTTTAACGAGCGTGGTTTTTCACGGCTTACCCGCTCATGGGAACGCTATCGTGTTGCTCTTCTTAAATTCCGCGAATTGGCTCTTATTGATTCCAACTATGACCCGGCAAATCCTCCTGAGATAAACTCAAGCGGTAGGGTTAGCGTTTACCACCCGGTTCAGGCAACTATCGAAGAATTGAGCATCGTACACGACCCTGCTTATATCCAGTTTGTCATTGAAATGGATGAAAAAGGTGAGGGTATGTTTGACCGAAACGATACTCCTGCTTGGCGTGGTATTTACCGCAGAGCAGCCATGGCAGTTGGCGCTACTCTTTTAGGGGCAGATTTAATTGCTACCGATAGGGTAAAGCATGTTTTTAACCCGGCGGGTGGCTTGCACCATGCTCAATATGATCGAGCTTCCGGCTTTTGCCTGTTCAACGATATAGTAATGGCGGTTCGGCGTTGGCAAAAGCAATACGGTTTTGAACGTATCGCAATTCTCGATGTAGATGGACATCATGGCGATGGTACGCAGAACTTGCTGTATCATGAGCCAATTCTGACCGTCTCGCTGCATATGTACGATGGGCGTTTTTTTCCGCGCACCGGAACGCTTGAAGAGCGCGGAAGTGGTAAGGGTGAAGGTTATTGCCTTAACTTACCTTTCCCCCGCTTTACCACCGATGCAGAATATCTGAAAGGTTTTGATTTGGCGCTTGAAGCGGTGGAACGCTACAGACCACAGGCTATAATCTTGCAATATGGCGCGGATGGGCACTATACCGATCGAATGTCGGGTTTGAAGCTATCCACCAGAGCCTATGAGTATGTGGCGGAACAAACACATGCATTGGCTCATCGGGCTTGTAATGGACGCTTATTGGTAGTAGGCGGTGGTGGCTACGAACCGGAGGTTGTGGAGCGGTGCTGGGCAATCTTGCTGGCACAACTTGCCGGGCAAAAAACTGTTTCTGCCGCCGCTTACACCGCTTTGCATGACCCACTAACCGACATGCCACAACCTAATCCCGATTCGATAGCACAATCCAGCCAAATGTTGAGCTTGGCTAAAGACGTTTTAGATTCTATGAATTTAAGGTAG
- a CDS encoding DUF2231 domain-containing protein, with translation MTPYGAPLHPLLVHFPIALLIAGVVAGFVASFPKLGWLRVVEMVLMAVGGITALVTRQTGEENAERFMSAIRRSGASTDVYETHKLFANLTIVAFGLLIMFRLAIWGWFLLRDKQKLAELKNSPIVFLGAIFARAQIVPVFFLVVYLLGALVAVGFLSATGYYGGELVYTYGIGIK, from the coding sequence ATGACCCCCTATGGCGCTCCTCTGCATCCCTTACTTGTTCATTTTCCCATAGCATTATTAATTGCCGGTGTTGTAGCCGGGTTTGTTGCAAGCTTTCCAAAGCTCGGTTGGTTGCGGGTGGTGGAAATGGTATTAATGGCGGTTGGTGGCATTACCGCTTTGGTAACTCGCCAAACCGGGGAAGAAAACGCCGAACGTTTCATGTCAGCGATAAGACGCAGCGGCGCTTCTACCGATGTTTATGAAACCCACAAGCTGTTTGCAAATTTAACAATCGTTGCCTTTGGCTTATTAATCATGTTCAGGTTGGCAATTTGGGGTTGGTTTTTATTGCGTGACAAACAGAAACTTGCAGAACTCAAGAATTCCCCGATAGTTTTTCTGGGTGCTATTTTCGCACGTGCCCAAATTGTGCCTGTCTTTTTTCTAGTAGTGTATCTTCTGGGCGCATTGGTGGCGGTTGGGTTTCTGTCGGCAACGGGCTACTATGGTGGGGAACTGGTTTATACCTATGGTATCGGTATAAAGTAG
- a CDS encoding ArsR/SmtB family transcription factor: MEELLVLKHRVPFENEETTLEQVRAAMPGNEEMGIIARIFQALSDPTRCKIILALTRHELRVTDLAMVVGSSTSSVSHHLKGLRDIRLVKFRREGNTIFYSIDDNHVGNLFNEVIYHLDHVQNNLPDHHLPEE; encoded by the coding sequence ATGGAGGAACTTTTGGTGCTAAAGCACCGTGTTCCATTTGAAAATGAAGAAACCACGCTAGAACAAGTGCGTGCCGCAATGCCCGGCAATGAAGAGATGGGTATTATTGCGCGCATATTTCAGGCACTTTCTGACCCTACCCGCTGCAAAATCATCCTCGCGCTCACCCGTCATGAGCTAAGGGTAACCGATCTTGCTATGGTAGTGGGTAGTTCTACTTCCAGCGTCTCACATCACTTAAAAGGATTGCGTGATATTCGGCTGGTCAAATTCCGGCGCGAAGGAAACACAATTTTTTACTCGATAGATGATAACCACGTTGGCAATCTTTTCAATGAAGTGATTTACCATCTAGATCATGTACAAAATAATCTGCCGGATCACCATCTCCCTGAAGAATAG
- a CDS encoding response regulator — protein MEPLSSRTQPTAYKVLVMDDESAVRNLLKRALTKLGYKVLQAVDGKQTLKIYKEEQLSDEPVAVVIMDLTIPDGMGGEEAIKKLLEIDPEAKAIVSSGYSTSAVMSNFYEHGFKGVLSKPYTLTELKQTLERVLNTN, from the coding sequence ATGGAACCACTAAGCTCACGAACCCAACCAACCGCATACAAAGTATTGGTTATGGATGATGAGTCGGCTGTACGTAACTTGCTAAAGCGCGCCCTCACCAAATTGGGTTATAAAGTTTTGCAAGCGGTGGATGGGAAACAAACTCTCAAAATTTATAAAGAAGAGCAGCTATCCGATGAGCCTGTCGCGGTTGTTATTATGGATCTAACTATACCTGACGGAATGGGTGGAGAAGAAGCAATCAAAAAACTGCTTGAAATTGACCCGGAAGCTAAAGCTATTGTATCCAGTGGCTATTCCACCAGTGCAGTGATGTCTAATTTCTACGAGCATGGCTTTAAGGGTGTATTGTCTAAACCCTACACTTTAACAGAACTAAAACAAACCCTCGAAAGAGTGCTGAACACAAACTAA